One window of Magallana gigas chromosome 2, xbMagGiga1.1, whole genome shotgun sequence genomic DNA carries:
- the LOC105333169 gene encoding uncharacterized protein — protein sequence MCIRCRTTVLLFIIYLSRTCVDASCSNPDDVRDVTATSAARRIYFPFNDAPSSSYDVCYDWRITGQPGELLELFLIQTTQYDQPCTVGRSCLRIFDGYNYSAVFGFRKMYEEDGNVTEALRLAYPAHQSVFIRFFTYENSSFLLQHKSRGDIDDGGFSSKDKKSLGIALTSCAVAVIAIVIAMFTVLVCSRTKDKETTGSESGLVPERSRREPDNLSRLFEARPSRQNMSAL from the exons GTGTAGATGCATCATGCAGCAATCCAGATGATGTCCGTGACGTCACGGCAACGTCAGCAGCCAGACGAATTTATTTTCCATTCAATGATGCTCCATCTTCATC gTATGACGTGTGTTACGACTGGAGAATCACGGGACAGCCCGGGGAGCTGTTGGAGCTGTTCCTGATCCAGACCACACAATACGACCAGCCGTGTACGGTTGGCAGGTCCTGTCTCCGGATATTTGACG GTTACAATTACTCGGCGGTGTTCGGATTCAGGAAGATGTACGAGGAGGACGGTAATGTCACCGAGGCCCTGCGCCTGGCCTACCCCGCCCACCAGTCTGTGTTCATCCGATTCTTTACCTACGAAAACAGCAGCTTCCTTCTCCAGCATAAATCAAGGGGTGACATAG ATGATGGTGGGTTTAGTAGCAAAGACAAGAAGTCCCTTGGAATAGCTCTGACGTCATGCGCAGTAGCCGTAATCGCCATCGTCATAGCAATGTTCACAGTACTTGTATGCAGCAGGACCAAAGATAAGGAGACAACGGGCAGTGAATCTGGGCTGGTTCCCGAGAGGAGCAGGAGGGAACCAGACAACTTGAGCAGGCTGTTCGAGGCGAGGCCGAGTAGGCAAAATATGTCTGCTCTTTGA
- the LOC105333171 gene encoding guanylate cyclase soluble subunit beta-1, whose translation MYGFVNYALELLVVRNFGDEAWENIKKEAGLEMDGHFLVRQVYEDAKTYDLVGAASKVLNLPAADILQYFGKMFFEFCQESGYDKILQVLGGTTRDFLQNLDALHDHLATIYPGMRAPSFRCTERQEDGALILHYYSERDGLEPIVIGIVKEVAHKLHESEVDVEVIKHKSKDCDHVQFAITHRDKQTNEYTSVSTGHHDMFSKKKKISPATFCRAFPFHFMYDRNMVIRQAGSSLQRVIPQTGSPSCRVDSVFEMVRPHMDFEFNNVLSHINTVYVLRTQAGVLDSDGLYIHTNIAEQNDISRMRLKGQMIYVPESDMMLFLCSPSVTNLDDLHRKGLYLSDIPLHDATRDLVLLSERFEADYKLARNLEVLNDQLQQTHRELEDEKAKTDRLMYSILPISVANELRHQRPVPASKHEKVTLLFSGIVGFSEFCAQHSDAEGAIMIINLLNDVYVKFDDLLKTNPDVYKVETVGDKYMAVSGLPEPCTEHARCIARLSLGMMDISNHLKDPYGNQIVITIGIHSGEVVTGVIGKRMPRYCLFGNTVNLTSRTETTGVKGRINVSEYAYRFLNSPENFDPEFHFEHRGCVKMKGKPEPMECYFMTRKAVVTK comes from the exons ATG TATGGTTTTGTGAATTATGCCTTGGAGTTGCTTGTGGTACGCAACTTTGGGGACGAGGCTTGGGAAAACATCAA AAAAGAGGCCGGTCTAGAAATGGATGGCCATTTTCTTGTTCGTCAAGTGTACGAAGATGCCAAGACATACGATCTTGTTGGCGCAGCATCCAAGGTCCTTA atttaccAGCAGCAGATATCCTACAGTACTTCGGGAAGATGTTCTTCGAGTTTTGTCAGGAATCGGGATATGACAAAATTCTACAAGTTTTAGGAGGAACTACAAGAGATTTCTTACAAAACCTCGACGCTCTGCATGACCACCTTGCCACCATTTACCCGGGCATGCGTGCTCCCTCCTTCCGCTGCACAGAGAGACAGGAAGATGGAGCACTGATACTACACTACTATTCAGAGCGAGACGGACTGGAACCGATTGTGATTGGTATCGTGAAAGAGGTAGCGCATAAACTTCATGAATCAGAGGTGGACGTTGAGGTTATCAAGCATAAGTCTAAGGACTGTGACCATGTACAGTTCGCCATCACTCACCGAGACAAACAGACGAATGAATACACATCCGTTTCAACTGGCCACCATGATATGTTCtctaaaaagaagaaaatcagTCCCGCCACGTTTTGTCGAGCCTTCCCGTTTCATTTTATGTATGACCGTAACATGGTAATAAGACAAGCCGGGTCCTCTTTACAACGAGTTATCCCTCAGACCGGAAGTCCCTCATGTCGCGTCGACTCGGTGTTCGAGATGGTTCGTCCACACATGGACTTTGAGTTTAACAATGTTCTATCACACATTAACACTGTTTACGTGTTAAGGACACAAGCTGGGGTACTGGACTCAGATGGGTTGTACATACACACAAACATTGCGGAGCAAAATGACATTTCTCGCATGCGTCTAAAGGGTCAAATGATATACGTTCCGGAATCGGATATGATGTTGTTTTTATGTTCTCCAAGTGTGACAAATTTGGACGATTTACATAGAAAGGGTCTTTACTTGAGCGACATTCCTCTGCATGACGCTACTCGTGACCTCGTGCTGCTGTCCGAACGGTTTGAGGCGGACTACAAATTGGCAAGGAACCTCGAAGTACTAAACGACCAACTACAACAAACCCACCGCGAGTTAGAAGATGAAAAAGCCAAAACAGACAG ATTAATGTACTCTATTTTGCCGATATCTGTGGCTAACGAGCTGCGCCATCAGCGCCCGGTTCCTGCCTCCAAGCACGAAAAAGTCACCCTTTTATTCAGCGGCATCGTAGGATTCAGCGAGTTCTGTGCCCAGCATTCGGACGCCGAGGGGGCTATAATGATCATCAATCTTCTGAATGATGTCTACGTCAAGTTTGATGATCTCCTAAAAACTAATCCCGATGTTTACAAG GTCGAAACAGTTGGTGACAAATACATGGCTGTCAGCGGGCTTCCGGAACCTTGCACTGAGCATGCGCGTTGCATTGCAAGACTTTCTCTGGGTATGATGGATATCTCGAACCATTTGAAAGACCCATACGGGAACCAGATAGTG ATAACCATTGGCATTCACTCTGGGGAAGTTGTTACAGGAGTAATTGGTAAGCGCATGCCCAGATACTGTTTGTTCGGAAACACTGTGAACCTGACCAGTCGAACAGAAACAACGGGGGTCAAGGGCCGGATTAATGTGTCAGAGTATGCCTACAG ATTTCTCAACTCGCCGGAAAACTTTGATCCCGAGTTCCACTTCGAACACAGAGGGTGTGTAAAAATGAAGGGTAAGCCGGAACCGATGGAATGCTACTTCATGACAAGAAAAGCTGTCGTAACGAAATAA